One Argiope bruennichi chromosome 5, qqArgBrue1.1, whole genome shotgun sequence DNA segment encodes these proteins:
- the LOC129968665 gene encoding ubiquitin-conjugating enzyme E2 J2-like yields the protein MNRRGNMATRRLRQDYLRIMKDPVPYVKAHPLQSNILEWHFAVLGPEDTPYKGGVYHGKLVFPGEFPFKPPSIYMITPNGRFKCNTRLCLSISDFHPDTWNPAWSVSTILTGLLSFMVEKNPTLGSIETSDYEKKLLATRSLEFNLKDPIFCELFPDLVEESIKKINELKLLNSSRMSENQMDSNSNVHGSQYQKGQVLFSALTNVAVIVGFAAFAYTVRYVLMSIIK from the exons ATGAATAGAAGAGGGAATATGGCGACAAGACGTCTCCGACAGGATTATTTGAGAATTATGAAAGACCCTGTTCCTTATGTCAAAGCACATCCTTTACAATCAAATATATTGGAatg gcaCTTTGCTGTACTAGGGCCAGAAGATACTCCTTATAAAG GTGGTGTTTACCATGGAAAATTAGTGTTTCCTGGTGAATTTCCATTCAAACCTCCAAGCATTTATATGATCACTCCAAATGGCAGGTTTAAATGTAATACTAGACTGTGCCTCAGCATTAGTGATTTTCATCCAGATACATGGAATCCTGCTTGGTCTGTCTCTACTATTCTCACTGGTCTCTTGAGCTTCATG GTTGAAAAGAATCCAACATTGGGCAGTATTGAAACATCTGATTATGAG aaaaaactACTAGCTACTAGAAGTTTAGAATTTAATCTTAAAGATCCTATATTTTGTGAGCTCTTTCCAGATTTAGTTGAA gagtcaataaaaaaaataaatgagctCAAATTGTTGAACTCTTCAAGAATGTCAGAAAATCAAATGGATTCCAATAGCAATGTTCATGGTTCTCAGTACCAAAAAGGGCAAGTTTTATTCAGTGCTCTAACAAATGTAGCAGTAATAGTTGGTTTTGCAGCATTTGCTTATACTGTGCGATATGTACTGATGAgcattataaaatga